The Mesorhizobium opportunistum WSM2075 DNA window GCGCACGGCGCAATTGTTCGATCGTCGCTTCGACGATGTGAAGGCTGGCATCGGTCATCAATGGTCCCTGGCGGTCGTTCCCACGCCATGGATGGGCGAGGCGGCCAGCTTCGGCAAGAGCCAATCGGCAGTCTTTGTCGGAAGGTGTTGTTCCTGCGGCCGACCTGTCCGCCACGCTCAGGCAGCGCTCTCCTTCATGCGCTCGATGATCCCGGCCATCAGCGCCAGGTCGCGGCGCGAGTCGGCGAGGTCGGTCAAAGGCTTGGTGCCCTCGGTGATATGGCGATGGAAAATCTCCAGCTCGTTGGAGAAGGCGTCGCCATAGAGCGGCCCGAAGCTTTTGGTCACCGGGCCGAGCGGGCCGGCCTCTGTCACCTCCAGCCGGGTCGGCAGGCTGCGGATATAGGGCGTGTCGTAGATGATGCGCACGCGCCTGGTGTTGGAGCGCACCTCGATCATGGCGTCGAACAGGCCGAGATCGTCGACCACCGCGTCATAGAGACAGGCGAAATGGCCGTAATCGAAGGTGACGGATGTGTTGGCACCACCATTGGTGCGGTGCGCGGCGACGACGCGCGCCGGCTCGCCGATGAGCCCGCGCATCGCCGAGATGTGGTGCGAGGACAGCGCCGTCAGCCCGCGATAGGCGCGCACCAGGTCTGCGGGCGCGTCGGCGCCGACGACTTCACGGATCAGCGCATCCCGTTCCCTGGCGCCTCGCGCGAGGAGGGCAGGGTCGATGTCGTTAGGATAAAGGACGTTCCGGCTCTTCTTGAGGAAGTGCCGGCCCTCCGAAATCAGGTCGAAGATGCGGACATGGGTGATGTCGGCGTGGGCGGGAAGCTCGTCCCTGGCCGCCAGATAGGCCGGCGCGTAGCGGCGCATGTAGCCGACGAACAGGGTCTTTTGGTAGGCCGGCATCAGTGCCAGCAACTCATCGATCTCGCGCACCGTCAGGCAAGCCGGCTTTTCCAGCAGGATGTGCTTGTCGGCGGCAATCGCGGCGCGCACGAAGCGGCTGTGAGTGTCGTCGGACGACAGCACGAACACCACGTCGATGTCGGGTGAATTGATCAGCGCCTCGGCCGAGTCGTAGGCTTTTGCCGTCGCATATTGGGAGGTGATCAGCGCCACCAGGCTTGGCGACACGTCATGGACGCCCGCGATCGCCCAGCGGTCGCGCTGATCCGCCAGAACGGGCAGATGGATCGACTGCGCGACTTCTCCAAGACCCACAAGTCCGACACGAAGTGGTGCCACTCTCAAACTCCCCTGATTTCAAGACTGTTGTTCGATGCTCACGCCGCGCCGGTGACCAGCGCGACGAGTTCGTTGCCGGTGGTTTCCGCAGCGCGCACCGTTGCCGCCATCTTGCCCGCCCGCATCACCCAGATCTGGTCGGACAGGCGGCGCACCTGATCGAAATTGTGGCTGACCAGGATGACCGAGACCGATTGTTCGCGCAGGCGCCGGATCAGCGCCTCGACATTGGCGGTCTCTTGCACGCCGAGCGCCGCGGTCGGCTCGTCCATCACCACCAGCTTGGCGCCGGAGCCGACGGCGCGGCAGATCGAGATCGCCTGCCGTTGGCCGCCCGACAGACGGCGCACGCGCTGGTTGATCGACGGCACGTTGATCGACAGGCGTGACAGCATGGAGCGCGCCTCGCGTTTCATCGCCTTGCGGTCTAGGAACGCGAAAGGGCCGATGCGGCGCACGAGCTCGCGGTTGAGGAACAGGTTTTGCGCCACCGTCAGTTCGTCGATCAGCGCCAGGTTCTGGTGCACGGTCTCGATGCCGGCCTTGCGTGCTCCGTCCGGGTTGGAGAAGGGGTGCTGGCGGCCGTCGAAGACGATCGAGCCGGCATCCGGCACATGCACGCCGACTAGGCAGCGGATCAGCGTCGACTTACCGGCGCCATTGTCGCCGATGACGGCGGTGACCTCGCCGCGGCGCGCCTGGAAGGCGACATCGGTGAAGGCGCGCACCCCGCCGAAATGCTTGCTCAGGTCCTGGCAGGCGATGATCGCGTCCGAGGCGGGGAAGGGGAGGACCGCGCTCATTTCTGATACCGCATGATCAGCGCCGCCAGCACCACGATGGCACCCACGGCAAGCGGTTGGTAGAAGGCCGAAACGCTAAGCAGCGTCAGCCCGTTGACCAGTGCGGTCAGCATCAGCGCGCCGATGGCCGGGCCAAGTATGCTGGCACGGCCGCCAAACAGGCTGACGCCGCCCAGCACCACCGCGGCCACCGAATTCAAAAGCAGGCTGGTGTTGATCTGCGGTTCGGCCGAGCCGATGCGCGCCACCAGGAGGATTGCCGCGATGCCGGCGCACAGGCCCGAGATGGTGTAGGCGGCGATCTTGACCCGATTGGTGCGGATGCCGAGCGCGCCGGCGCTTTCGACCTGGCCTCCGGTCGCCAGGAGATGGACGCCGAAGCGCGTGTGGTAGAGCGCGACATGCGCTGCGACGACCGCCGCTATCGCCACCCAGACCGGATAGCCGAATGGGCCGAAGGAACCTGAGGCAAGCCTGAGCAGGAAGGTCGAACCGACCATGGTCGGCTCGCCGCCCGACAGGATCAGACCTAGCCCGGTGATGGCCGACAGCGTGCCGAGCGTCACCACGAAATCGGGGATTTTGCCGGCGGTGATGATGAGGCCGTTGAGGAAACCGATGGCGCTGGTGGCCAGCACGCAGAGCACGCAGGCGATGAAGATGCCGTAGCCCACCGCATTGACCAGGCCGAGGACGATGGCGCCGAGCATGACGGCCGCCGCCAGCGACAGGTCGATGCCTGAGGTCGCGACGACAAAGGTCTGGCCGATCGACAGTACGACCAGGATGGACGCCGCCAGCAACAGTGCCTGCAGATTGGCGATGCTGAGGAAGACCGGCTGGGCGATGCCGAAGACGATGACGAGACCGACCAGGCCGACGACGGATGCCCAGTCGGCCCAGAAGGAAGGATCCAGGAGGAGAGCCGACAGGGAGGGGCGGCTCTCCTCCGCCGCGCCCGCCGAATGGGCGGCGGGCGCGTTGTTGTTGGAACTGCTCACTTCAGCATCTCGCGGAAGGGATCGGGATAGTCGCCGCCGGGGCGCGGAAAATTCTTGATCGAGGCCTCGGCATTGTCCTTGTTGATGAGCAGCACCGGCGCCGGCACATTGGCTGGCAGTTCCTTGCCCTTGGCGGCGACGGCACAAGCTTCGAGGCCCATGGCGCCGACGACATAGGGATATTGGGCGACGGTGGCGGAGAGTTCGCCAGCGGCGATCGATTTCAGCGCATCGACGATGCCGTCGAGGCCGATCACCTTGACGTCCTTGCCTGAAGTCTGCACGGCGCGTTCGACACCGAGCGCCATGATGTCGTTGGCGGCGAAGAAGCCGGCGAGATCCGGATGCGCGGCGAGGATGTCGGTGGCCGCCGTCAGCGCCTTCTCGCGATCCCAATCGGCGCTGACCATCACCACGACCTCGAGCTTGCCTTCGACGGCCTGCTTGAAGCCCTTGATGCGGGCATTGGAGCCGACGTCGCCGACGATGCCGGCGATCAGCGCGACCTTCGAGCCCTTCGGCACCAGCTTCAACATTTCCTCGCCGGCCAACGCGCCGGCGGCGACGTTGTCGGTCCCGATATAGGTCGAGACGGCAAAGCCGGCGGCCTTGGCCTGTTCGGCGTCGATGGTCGAGTCGATGTTGACGATCGGCTTCTTCTTCTGGGCGACCGGCACCAGCGCCTGGACGAGATTGGAGACGCTGATCGGGTTGACCAGGTAGCAATCGAAATCCTGCATGGCCATGGCGGTCAGGCGGTCAGCCTGGCCTGTGGCGTCGCCCATGTTGGCGGCAGCCTGGACGCTGACATTGACGCCGCTTGCCTTGGCCTGCTCCTCGATGCCCTTCTGCATGGTCTGGAAGAAGGGGTTGTCGAGGCCTTTGACGATGGCCGCGACCTTTGCCGCGTCCTCGGCATGGGCCGACACCGGAGCGATTGTAGCCAGCAGACCTGCGCTGAGCGCAAGGCCGTTGAAGATGCGCATTCTGTTCCTCCACCTTTTGATTGTCTGATCATGTCTCATTGGCAAGCTGTTGCGCACGGCGTGCCCTGTGGCTGGTGCTGCGAGAGCCTGGCCGGCATTGGCAACGTCGCGACTGACAGCCTTGGCGAGCGCCATGCGTTACGCGGAGTCCGGACCCGATCGGGACCTTTTTCATGCCAGGCATTTCTCCTCCCAGAGTGCTGACCTAGCCCCGTCAGCATTTCCGCATGTTTTATAAAAAATTGACACGCGTCAAGATTTAAAATGGTGCGCAGTGATTTCAGCGACGCCGTCCACGTGCCGGGTCACATGCCCTGCGATCAGCCTTCCCACGGCGGGCAAAAATCATGGCTGGCAAAAATGCACCACGGTGGGCCGGTGTCGCTCTCGATACTGAGCGGCTGTCGGGCCCATGACGATGCCAATTTCTGGCCCAGATGACGGTCAACGAGATGATTTGGATGATCATCAACAAGATGGCTTGCAGACGTAAGCAAAAGCTCGCGGAAGTTGCGTCAAAAGCATATTGTCGCGGAAAACCGCGCCGATCTCACAGCATGAGAGGAGATCATGCCTGAACAGAATGCCCATGCCCGCGCAGCCATCGGACGGATGCTTTCCAAAAAAACCGGGGTTGCCGTCATTTCGATGAAGGAGAGTATCGCGGAGTTGCTGACGATAACCGGTGTCGCGCTGACCGTTGAGAGCCTGCAGGATCTGCTGCTGGAAATGGCAGAGGTGCGCGGGATGATGGTGGTGCTCGATCTCTGAGGCAATTCCAGGAAAAGTGTGAAACGGTTTTCCGTCCGGAATTGCGTCAAAACAAAGAGTTAGAGCAGTTCACCGTTTCCGTTAAACGGTGAACTGCTCTGAGGCAATTCCAGGAAAAGCGCCTCAGGCCAGCCGGTAACGGCCAGTGGCGGCCTCTTCGAAACGTTCTGCCTTGAGGGCTGGCGCAAGCGTGCCGTCGCCGTAGATCATGCGGCCGGCGCGGAAGGTGGCGCGGACACGTGCCACCGGCTGGCGGTCGGCAACAACCAGGTCGGCCAGAAGCCCCGGCTCGATGGCGCCGCGATCGGTGAGCCCGAGCGCCGCGGCCGGGTTGGCGCTTGTCAGCGCGGCCGCCGCCGCGAGGCCGCCGTCGCGCACCTGTGCCAGACCAAGCACGGCCGGCAGGATCGAGGCTGGATGGTAGTCGCTGGCCAGCATGTCGAGCAATCCCGCCTCATAGGCCCGCCGGGCGGAAAGATTGCCGGAATAGGAGACTCCGCGCAGCGCGTTGGGCGCGCCCATTGCGGTGTGCATGCCGAGCCGGCGGGCTTCCTGCGCCGCTTCGAGCGTCACCGGGAATTCGCTGAGCACGGCGCCCAGGCCATGGACCAGTTCCACCTTTTCCAGCGTGTCGTCGTCATGCGAGGCAAGCACGATGCCGCAGGCGCGGGCGCGGGCCGACAGATCCTGCAGCGCGTTGAGTACATCGCCCTGGCCCTCGCGGCCGGCCATGCGCTGTCCGACGATCTCGGAGGCCATGGCAACGGACATGCCACGCTCCTTGGCGATGCGGGCGATGTAGAGTTCGACGTCGCGGTATTGTCCCTGTCCGGGCGTGTGGTCCATCAAGGAGATGAGGTGCAGCTTGCCTGCATCCATCAGCCTTTGCAGCATGGCGATCGCGGGCGTGAAGGTGACCTCGAATCGGGCATGGATGCGATGGTCGACAAGCAGATCGTCCTTCATCCCGGCGATAGTCTCGATGATATCGGACGTATGATCTTCCGAGCGCAGCACGCCGCTGGTGACGCTGGCGCCGATGAAGGAGAGCGCGGCATAGGCCGTCGTCACGCCGCAGGAGGCGAGCTTCTTGTCGAGCTCGGCAATGCCGATCCGCATCGGCACGTGGACGCCGGTGCGCGGCTCGACTTCCTTCTCCACCATGTCGCCATGCATGTCGATGAAGCCCGGCAGGAGCAGGCGGCCGCCACCCTCGATGTCGGCATTCTCGACAGGCTCGTCACGGATTTCGGCAATCCGGCCGTTTTCGATCCTGACGGCGCCATTGGCAACGACGCGGTCGCGCAGGACAATTTCGAAGTCACTCAGCCACATGTGATGTTTCTTGCAAGGAAGCGATTTTCAAGATGGGAAATGGTTTCAAAGTGGATTTCGGTGGCGACAAGCTCGGCGACATCGTCGGGTGATGCAAGGCGCCGATCATGGCGACGGTGCGCCGGCTTGCCGCCGCTTCGATCACGATCTCTCCAGGACATCCCGATATTTCTAGTTCACCCGAATGCCGGTTTCCATTTGATTTTTATGACATTTACATGAAAGCGGAATAGGTGATGCGCGCGCCCGGAGCTTACTTTTCACCTGCGCGGCGAGGAATAGCACCAGGACCGGCACCACGGACAGCAGGCTGGCGGCCATCAACGGATCAGCGAGCGCGTGCAGCTTTCGAGCGTGCTGCCGCAGGCGGCAAAAGCCAAGGTGAACGGCCGTTTACCCGCCCAGGATGAAATCGGCGCAGCGGTCGGCGATCATGATCACGGGCGCGTTGGTGTTGCCGCTGATCAGGCGCGGCATGATCGAGGCGTCGCAGATGCGCAGGCGCGGTACGCCGCGCACGCGCAATTGCGGATCGACCACCGCGCCGTCGTCGGTGCCCATCCGGCAGGTGCCGCAGGGGTGATAGACGGTCTTGGCGTGTTCGAGGATGTGGTCCGTTATCGCCTGGTCGGAAAGATCCGCATCGTCACCCGGCGACAGTTCCCCGGCGACCACGGCCTGCAGGGCAGGCTGGCGCAGGATATTGCGGGCAATCTTCATGCCGGCGAGCAGCAGAGCGAGATCATGGGGATCGGACAGGAAGCCGGTGGTGAAGCGGATCGGGTCGGCGGCATCACGTGAGCGCAGGCCGACCGTGCCGCGCGACTTTGGCCGGAGGACACAGGGGTTGAGCTCCATGCCGTGGCGCTCGATCGAACCATGCTCGGCGCTTTCGATCATCACTGGCAGGACGTGGAACTGGACATCGGGCCGGCCGTCGCCGTCAGTGTCGAAGAAGCCGCCGCTTTCGACCACGTTGGAAGTGAGCAGACCGCTGCGAAATAGCAGGTACTGGATGCCGTGGCGCAGTGCCTTCAGGCCGCGATCCTGCCCGAGCAGCGAGATCGGTCGACGTGTCAATGCATAGACGGGCGCCGCGACATGATCCTGCAGGTCGCGGCCGACCGATGGCATGTCGCGGATGACGGGAATACCGAGCCCGGCCAGATGTTCGGCTGGTCCCAGTCCCGACAGCATCATCAGCTTCGGCGTCGCCAGCGCACCGGCGGTGAGGATCACCTCGGCCCTTGCCGTCGCTGTATGGTTGCGGCCGTCCGAAGTGGTGTAGGCGAGGCCGCTTGCCGCCCCGTTTTCCAGTGTCACGCCGGTGACCAGCGCGTCGGTGACCACGGTGAGGTTGGCGTTGCCGGCCAACGGCCTCAGAAACACTTTAGCCACTGACTGGCGTTCGCCGTTCGTGGTCGTCGTCTGGTAGAAGCCGACGCCTTCCTGTTGCGCTCCGTTGAAGTCGTCATTGTAGCGATAACCGGCCTGTTGCGCGGCTTGCACATAGGCCAACGACAGCGGATGGCGGTGGCGTGGATCGGAGACGGGCAGTGGGCCCTCGATGCCGTGGTGCTCGCCGGCCAGCCGCTCATTGCGCTCCAGCCGCCGGAACACCGGCAACACCTCGTCCCAGCCCCAGCCGGTGCAGCCAAGGTCGCGCCAGCCATCGTAATCCTGCGGCTGGCCCCTGATGTAGAGCATGGCGTTGATGGAAGAGCCGCCGCCCAGCGTGCGGCCCTGCGGCACCGGCAGCCGACGTCCGCCGACGCTCGGCTCGGGCTCGGATTCGTAGATCCAGCTGCGCGCCGTGCCGATCACCTTGGCGAAGGTGGCGGGCATGTCGATGAGCCGCGTGTTGTCGGCAGGCCCGGCCTCGACGATCAGCACGCGCTTACCCGCATTGACCAGCCGGTTGGCCAGCGTGCAGCCGGCCGAGCCGGCGCCGGCGATGATGTAGTCGTACTCTCCGCTCATGTCAGGCGTAGCGCATGATGACGGTCTTGGTCTCGAGATAGCCGTCGATGGCGGCGCGGCCATGCTCGCGGCCTATGCCGGACTGCTTGAAGCCGCCGAAGGGTGCGTTGGGGTCGAGCGTGTTGTGCGAATTGACCCATACCGTGCCGGCCTTGAGGCCATGGATGGCGGTCATCGCCTTGCCCATGTCGCGGGTCCAGATCGAGGCCGACAGGCCGTAGCGCGTGTCGTTGGCGATGCGGATCGCCTCGTCGAGATCGGCCACCGGCATCGCCGCCACCACCGGCCCAAACACTTCCTCGCGCACGATCTCCATGTCCGGTCGGACATTGTGCAGGATGGTCGGCGCCACATAATGGCCCCTGGCCGGGACCGGCCGCGCGCCGCTGACCCGTTCGACGCCGGCCGCCAGCCCACGCTCGACAAACCCCTCGACGCTTCTTTTGTGCTTGGCCGAGACCAGCGGGTTGATTTGCGCATCGGCGTCGCGGCCGGCGCCCAGCGTCATGCCGTCGGCGATCTCGGCCAGCCGCGCCAGCGTGCGGTCGTAGATCGACTTCTCGATCAGGAGCCGTGAGGCCGAGGTGCAGACCTGGCCCTGGTTGAAGAACATGCCGAGGCCCGCGACCAAAGGCTCGATGCCTTCCTCCATGTCGGCAAGCAGGATCATCGGCGATTTCGAACCGAGTTCCAGCGTGAAACGGGCGACGCGGTCGACGGCGGCATGGCCGACGCGTTTTCCCACTTCCGTCGAGCCGGTGAAGGTCAACTTGTCGATGCCGGGATGGCGGATCAGCGCTTCGCCGGTGACGGAGCCGCTGCCGGTGACGATGTTGACGACACCGGGCGGAAAGCCCGATGCCTCGATCAGCTCGGCGAGCCGGAGCAGGCCGAGCGGGGTTTCCTGCGGTGGCTTCAGCACCACGGTACAGCCGCAGGCCAGCGCCGGCGCGATCTTCCACATGCCAATCAGCAGCGGGAAATTCCACGGGACGATGGCGCCGACGACGCCGACCGGCTCCATCACGGTCATCGCCTGATGTTTGGCGCCAGGCGGTACCGGGATGGAGACCTGGAAGGTCGAGCCTTCGATCTTGGTTGCCCAGCCGGCATAATAGCGCAGCCAGTCCACGGTGCCGGCCGCACTCAGCATGCGGGCGACGCCGAGCGACTTGCCGTTCTCGATGCTTTCGATCTCTGCAAGGAGGTCGGCATCGGCCTCGACGGCGTCGGCGAGCTTCAACATCAAATTCTGGCGGTCGACCGGTCGCATCGATGCCCATGGTCCTTCGAGCGCGGCCCGCGCCGCGCGCACCGCCTGGTCGACCAGTTCAGGGC harbors:
- a CDS encoding Gfo/Idh/MocA family protein yields the protein MAPLRVGLVGLGEVAQSIHLPVLADQRDRWAIAGVHDVSPSLVALITSQYATAKAYDSAEALINSPDIDVVFVLSSDDTHSRFVRAAIAADKHILLEKPACLTVREIDELLALMPAYQKTLFVGYMRRYAPAYLAARDELPAHADITHVRIFDLISEGRHFLKKSRNVLYPNDIDPALLARGARERDALIREVVGADAPADLVRAYRGLTALSSHHISAMRGLIGEPARVVAAHRTNGGANTSVTFDYGHFACLYDAVVDDLGLFDAMIEVRSNTRRVRIIYDTPYIRSLPTRLEVTEAGPLGPVTKSFGPLYGDAFSNELEIFHRHITEGTKPLTDLADSRRDLALMAGIIERMKESAA
- a CDS encoding ATP-binding cassette domain-containing protein — protein: MSAVLPFPASDAIIACQDLSKHFGGVRAFTDVAFQARRGEVTAVIGDNGAGKSTLIRCLVGVHVPDAGSIVFDGRQHPFSNPDGARKAGIETVHQNLALIDELTVAQNLFLNRELVRRIGPFAFLDRKAMKREARSMLSRLSINVPSINQRVRRLSGGQRQAISICRAVGSGAKLVVMDEPTAALGVQETANVEALIRRLREQSVSVILVSHNFDQVRRLSDQIWVMRAGKMAATVRAAETTGNELVALVTGAA
- a CDS encoding ABC transporter permease; the encoded protein is MSSSNNNAPAAHSAGAAEESRPSLSALLLDPSFWADWASVVGLVGLVIVFGIAQPVFLSIANLQALLLAASILVVLSIGQTFVVATSGIDLSLAAAVMLGAIVLGLVNAVGYGIFIACVLCVLATSAIGFLNGLIITAGKIPDFVVTLGTLSAITGLGLILSGGEPTMVGSTFLLRLASGSFGPFGYPVWVAIAAVVAAHVALYHTRFGVHLLATGGQVESAGALGIRTNRVKIAAYTISGLCAGIAAILLVARIGSAEPQINTSLLLNSVAAVVLGGVSLFGGRASILGPAIGALMLTALVNGLTLLSVSAFYQPLAVGAIVVLAALIMRYQK
- a CDS encoding substrate-binding domain-containing protein; translated protein: MRIFNGLALSAGLLATIAPVSAHAEDAAKVAAIVKGLDNPFFQTMQKGIEEQAKASGVNVSVQAAANMGDATGQADRLTAMAMQDFDCYLVNPISVSNLVQALVPVAQKKKPIVNIDSTIDAEQAKAAGFAVSTYIGTDNVAAGALAGEEMLKLVPKGSKVALIAGIVGDVGSNARIKGFKQAVEGKLEVVVMVSADWDREKALTAATDILAAHPDLAGFFAANDIMALGVERAVQTSGKDVKVIGLDGIVDALKSIAAGELSATVAQYPYVVGAMGLEACAVAAKGKELPANVPAPVLLINKDNAEASIKNFPRPGGDYPDPFREMLK
- a CDS encoding alpha-D-ribose 1-methylphosphonate 5-triphosphate diphosphatase — translated: MWLSDFEIVLRDRVVANGAVRIENGRIAEIRDEPVENADIEGGGRLLLPGFIDMHGDMVEKEVEPRTGVHVPMRIGIAELDKKLASCGVTTAYAALSFIGASVTSGVLRSEDHTSDIIETIAGMKDDLLVDHRIHARFEVTFTPAIAMLQRLMDAGKLHLISLMDHTPGQGQYRDVELYIARIAKERGMSVAMASEIVGQRMAGREGQGDVLNALQDLSARARACGIVLASHDDDTLEKVELVHGLGAVLSEFPVTLEAAQEARRLGMHTAMGAPNALRGVSYSGNLSARRAYEAGLLDMLASDYHPASILPAVLGLAQVRDGGLAAAAALTSANPAAALGLTDRGAIEPGLLADLVVADRQPVARVRATFRAGRMIYGDGTLAPALKAERFEEAATGRYRLA
- a CDS encoding GMC family oxidoreductase, which encodes MSGEYDYIIAGAGSAGCTLANRLVNAGKRVLIVEAGPADNTRLIDMPATFAKVIGTARSWIYESEPEPSVGGRRLPVPQGRTLGGGSSINAMLYIRGQPQDYDGWRDLGCTGWGWDEVLPVFRRLERNERLAGEHHGIEGPLPVSDPRHRHPLSLAYVQAAQQAGYRYNDDFNGAQQEGVGFYQTTTTNGERQSVAKVFLRPLAGNANLTVVTDALVTGVTLENGAASGLAYTTSDGRNHTATARAEVILTAGALATPKLMMLSGLGPAEHLAGLGIPVIRDMPSVGRDLQDHVAAPVYALTRRPISLLGQDRGLKALRHGIQYLLFRSGLLTSNVVESGGFFDTDGDGRPDVQFHVLPVMIESAEHGSIERHGMELNPCVLRPKSRGTVGLRSRDAADPIRFTTGFLSDPHDLALLLAGMKIARNILRQPALQAVVAGELSPGDDADLSDQAITDHILEHAKTVYHPCGTCRMGTDDGAVVDPQLRVRGVPRLRICDASIMPRLISGNTNAPVIMIADRCADFILGG
- a CDS encoding aldehyde dehydrogenase family protein, coding for MNERTLPPISPAAAAFLARPHRPFINGRFVDGLAGDGLAVDDSASGEIVAHVPESGPELVDQAVRAARAALEGPWASMRPVDRQNLMLKLADAVEADADLLAEIESIENGKSLGVARMLSAAGTVDWLRYYAGWATKIEGSTFQVSIPVPPGAKHQAMTVMEPVGVVGAIVPWNFPLLIGMWKIAPALACGCTVVLKPPQETPLGLLRLAELIEASGFPPGVVNIVTGSGSVTGEALIRHPGIDKLTFTGSTEVGKRVGHAAVDRVARFTLELGSKSPMILLADMEEGIEPLVAGLGMFFNQGQVCTSASRLLIEKSIYDRTLARLAEIADGMTLGAGRDADAQINPLVSAKHKRSVEGFVERGLAAGVERVSGARPVPARGHYVAPTILHNVRPDMEIVREEVFGPVVAAMPVADLDEAIRIANDTRYGLSASIWTRDMGKAMTAIHGLKAGTVWVNSHNTLDPNAPFGGFKQSGIGREHGRAAIDGYLETKTVIMRYA